The Temnothorax longispinosus isolate EJ_2023e chromosome 12, Tlon_JGU_v1, whole genome shotgun sequence genome includes a window with the following:
- the LOC139823152 gene encoding tetratricopeptide repeat protein 39C isoform X1, whose translation MAQDAMKDWKVARTGISLLLNNKTEEAEALFTEHPHSFHVKAGRCFVLFMNALMTFEEDKFQQATLLLKDMERECAGDIGWLKSVKSKVFRAEETDKDYVNKLERQIVLADTQVFSAVSLFLQQELTGYVRGCWMLRKAWRVYQHAYTQISQLYRRTFGTNPTGFSPCCITPTSNGSSLQSPQSPESTEWSIPSCNGYTNNVTPVSSPSGLRSSLSMFFSLTGITSEQQTPFVEPTEVTRLMSAASFGYGVYQLCVSLLPPSVLKVIHFFGFEGNRQSGLTALMYARLGEDMRAPLATLSLLWYHTIVRPFFALDGSNVKAGVAAAKQLIAECHAEFQNSALFLFFAGRMERLETNVDAALEAFGKAVDVATQREVKLLCLHEVAWCHVIRLSYDEAYRSLLQLQQQSRWSKGFYAYLAMVCCGANGKFDVLLSLYGKILPWFHETKSESQLDVFIMRRMPKIVDKETGHPYTVLYYKLLVYESMYVWNALPSCTKESLREISNECKENHSEEPMVGLTDLIEGAACLYLGDTEAAIKSFRNCLKHRYPSKDEYDQHISAFALYELGSSLSNNNNPNEGKNFLLKAQNQYKDYDFETRLNLRIHAALKNI comes from the exons ATGGCGCAAGACGCGATGAAGGACTGGAAAGTCGCCAGGACCGGCATCTCCCTGCTGCTGAACAACAAAACCGAGGAAGCTGAAGCTCTCTTTACCGAGCATCCTCATAGCTTCCACGTCAAAGCTGGCCGTTGCTTTGTTCTCTTCATG AATGCCCTGATGACTTTCGAAGAGGACAAGTTCCAGCAAGCAACATTATTGCTTAAAGACATGGAACGGGAATGTGCAGGTGACATAGGGTGGCTGAAGTCCGTGAAAAGTAAAGTGTTTAGAGCAGAAGAGACCGAT AAGGACTATGTGAATAAGTTAGAACGCCAAATCGTTCTAGCAGATACGCAGGTATTCTCAGCCGTGTCATTGTTCCTCCAACAAGAGCTAACAGGATACGTTCGCGGTTGTTGGATGCTTCGCAAAGCTTGGCGTGTTTATCAGCACGCGTACACCCAGATTTCGCAACTGTATCGTCGCACCTTCGGTACAAATCCGACCG GATTCAGTCCATGTTGCATCACACCGACGAGCAATGGATCTTCTCTGCAGAGCCCGCAGAGTCCGGAATCTACGGAATGGTCGATACCATCCTGCAACGGTTACACAAACAACGTGACACCCGTGTCGTCGCCATCAGGTCTGCGAAGCTCACTATCAATGTTCTTCTCGCTCACTGGCATCACGTCCGAACAACAGACACC CTTCGTGGAACCTACGGAGGTGACACGTTTAATGTCGGCCGCAAGCTTCGGTTACGGTGTATATCAGCTGTGCGTGAGCCTCTTGCCACCGTCTGTGCTGAAAGTAATCCACTTCTTCGGTTTTGAAGGCAATAGGCAGTCTGGTCTTACTGCCCTTATGTATGCACGACTTGGCGAAGATATGCGCGCACCGCTCGCTAC ATTATCCCTCCTTTGGTATCACACGATCGTACGTCCGTTTTTCGCGCTTGACGGGTCTAATGTAAAAGCGGGAGTCGCGGCAGCGAAGCAGCTGATAGCTGAATGTCATGCCGAATTCCAAAACTCTgccctttttctcttctttgcTGGTAGAATGGAACGTTTGGAG ACAAATGTCGATGCAGCGCTAGAAGCGTTCGGCAAAGCAGTGGACGTTGCGACTCAGAGGGAAGTCAAATTGCTGTGCTTGCACGAGGTGGCTTGGTGCCACGTGATACGCTTGAGCTACGACGAGGCATATCGATCCTTATTGCAGTTGCAGCAGCAGTCGAGATGGTCCAAGGGCTTCTACGCATACTTAGCTATGG TTTGTTGCGGAGCGAACGGCAAGTTTGACGTTCTCCTGTCGCTGTACGGCAAGATCCTCCCTTGGTTCCACGAGACGAAAAGCGAGTCGCAACTCGATGTTTTTATCATGCGCAGGATGCCGAAGATCGTCGATAAGGAGACCGGGCATCCTTACACAGTTctgtattataaattgctCGTATACGAATCAATGTACGTGTGGAACGCCCTTCCGTCCTGTACCAAAGAATCGCTGCGAGAAATATCGAATG AATGCAAGGAAAATCATTCCGAGGAGCCGATGGTGGGTTTAACTGATCTTATCGAAGGCGCAGCGTGTCTTTATCTGGGGGATACCGAAGCGGCTATTAAAAGTTTCCGAAATTGTTTGAAACATAGGTATCCGTCCAAGGACGAGTACGACCAGCACATTAGCGCGTTTGCGCTGTACGAATTAGGAAGTAGCCTTAGTAACAATAAC AATCCTAACGAAGGCAAAAATTTCCTACTGAAGGCGCAAAATCAGTACAAAGATTATGATTTTGAAACTCGACTCAACTTACGTATACATGCCGccctgaaaaatatatag
- the LOC139823152 gene encoding tetratricopeptide repeat protein 39C isoform X2, whose amino-acid sequence MAQDAMKDWKVARTGISLLLNNKTEEAEALFTEHPHSFHVKAGRCFVLFMNALMTFEEDKFQQATLLLKDMERECAGDIGWLKSVKSKVFRAEETDKDYVNKLERQIVLADTQVFSAVSLFLQQELTGYVRGCWMLRKAWRVYQHAYTQISQLYRRTFGTNPTGFSPCCITPTSNGSSLQSPQSPESTEWSIPSCNGYTNNVTPVSSPSGLRSSLSMFFSLTGITSEQQTPLSLLWYHTIVRPFFALDGSNVKAGVAAAKQLIAECHAEFQNSALFLFFAGRMERLETNVDAALEAFGKAVDVATQREVKLLCLHEVAWCHVIRLSYDEAYRSLLQLQQQSRWSKGFYAYLAMVCCGANGKFDVLLSLYGKILPWFHETKSESQLDVFIMRRMPKIVDKETGHPYTVLYYKLLVYESMYVWNALPSCTKESLREISNECKENHSEEPMVGLTDLIEGAACLYLGDTEAAIKSFRNCLKHRYPSKDEYDQHISAFALYELGSSLSNNNNPNEGKNFLLKAQNQYKDYDFETRLNLRIHAALKNI is encoded by the exons ATGGCGCAAGACGCGATGAAGGACTGGAAAGTCGCCAGGACCGGCATCTCCCTGCTGCTGAACAACAAAACCGAGGAAGCTGAAGCTCTCTTTACCGAGCATCCTCATAGCTTCCACGTCAAAGCTGGCCGTTGCTTTGTTCTCTTCATG AATGCCCTGATGACTTTCGAAGAGGACAAGTTCCAGCAAGCAACATTATTGCTTAAAGACATGGAACGGGAATGTGCAGGTGACATAGGGTGGCTGAAGTCCGTGAAAAGTAAAGTGTTTAGAGCAGAAGAGACCGAT AAGGACTATGTGAATAAGTTAGAACGCCAAATCGTTCTAGCAGATACGCAGGTATTCTCAGCCGTGTCATTGTTCCTCCAACAAGAGCTAACAGGATACGTTCGCGGTTGTTGGATGCTTCGCAAAGCTTGGCGTGTTTATCAGCACGCGTACACCCAGATTTCGCAACTGTATCGTCGCACCTTCGGTACAAATCCGACCG GATTCAGTCCATGTTGCATCACACCGACGAGCAATGGATCTTCTCTGCAGAGCCCGCAGAGTCCGGAATCTACGGAATGGTCGATACCATCCTGCAACGGTTACACAAACAACGTGACACCCGTGTCGTCGCCATCAGGTCTGCGAAGCTCACTATCAATGTTCTTCTCGCTCACTGGCATCACGTCCGAACAACAGACACC ATTATCCCTCCTTTGGTATCACACGATCGTACGTCCGTTTTTCGCGCTTGACGGGTCTAATGTAAAAGCGGGAGTCGCGGCAGCGAAGCAGCTGATAGCTGAATGTCATGCCGAATTCCAAAACTCTgccctttttctcttctttgcTGGTAGAATGGAACGTTTGGAG ACAAATGTCGATGCAGCGCTAGAAGCGTTCGGCAAAGCAGTGGACGTTGCGACTCAGAGGGAAGTCAAATTGCTGTGCTTGCACGAGGTGGCTTGGTGCCACGTGATACGCTTGAGCTACGACGAGGCATATCGATCCTTATTGCAGTTGCAGCAGCAGTCGAGATGGTCCAAGGGCTTCTACGCATACTTAGCTATGG TTTGTTGCGGAGCGAACGGCAAGTTTGACGTTCTCCTGTCGCTGTACGGCAAGATCCTCCCTTGGTTCCACGAGACGAAAAGCGAGTCGCAACTCGATGTTTTTATCATGCGCAGGATGCCGAAGATCGTCGATAAGGAGACCGGGCATCCTTACACAGTTctgtattataaattgctCGTATACGAATCAATGTACGTGTGGAACGCCCTTCCGTCCTGTACCAAAGAATCGCTGCGAGAAATATCGAATG AATGCAAGGAAAATCATTCCGAGGAGCCGATGGTGGGTTTAACTGATCTTATCGAAGGCGCAGCGTGTCTTTATCTGGGGGATACCGAAGCGGCTATTAAAAGTTTCCGAAATTGTTTGAAACATAGGTATCCGTCCAAGGACGAGTACGACCAGCACATTAGCGCGTTTGCGCTGTACGAATTAGGAAGTAGCCTTAGTAACAATAAC AATCCTAACGAAGGCAAAAATTTCCTACTGAAGGCGCAAAATCAGTACAAAGATTATGATTTTGAAACTCGACTCAACTTACGTATACATGCCGccctgaaaaatatatag
- the LOC139823156 gene encoding klaroid protein-like, with translation MSLHTKNLLKALSPETVRSVVRNELQTYDADKTGRTDYALESSGGAILSTRDTEPYSTGAPVLNLFGIPLCQQQNTPRVVIQTGVLPGECWAFKGNSGSVVIRLLGHVHVSGVSLEHISSLISPTGETATAPKDFSIWGLTSLDDEKPFLFGSFIYDNTGSPLQYFEVQNRAKEAYEIIELRVHSNSGNPEYTCIYRIRVHGTLSEI, from the exons ATGAGTCTGCATACAAAGAACTTGCTGAAGGCCCTGTCACCGGAGACCGTCAGAAGTGTGGTGAGAAATGAATTACAGACGTATGACGCCGACAAAACTGGGAGAACAGATTACGCTCTTGAAAGCTCAG GCGGTGCTATTCTTTCGACACGAGACACTGAACCTTACTCAACCGGTGCACCTGTGCTCAATCTGTTCGGCATACCCCTTTGTCAACAGCAGAATACGCCCCGAGTTGTGATACAG ACCGGCGTTTTACCGGGCGAATGCTGGGCCTTCAAGGGCAATAGCGGCAGCGTGGTGATTCGATTACTCGGCCATGTGCACGTGTCTGGAGTTAGCCTGGAACACATCTCTTCATTGATATCTCCGACTGGCGAGACTGCCACGGCACCAAAAGATTTTTCCATTTGG GGTTTAACAAGTCTCGATGATGAGAAGCCTTTCTTATTCGGCAGTTTTATATATGACAATACTGGTTCGCCATTGCAGTATTTTGAAGTCCAG AATCGAGCGAAAGAAGCGTACGAGATAATCGAGCTGAGAGTCCATTCTAACAGTGGTAATCCGGAATATACATGTATCTATAGAATACGGGTGCACGGTACACTTAGTGAGATATGA